Proteins found in one uncultured Campylobacter sp. genomic segment:
- the metK gene encoding methionine adenosyltransferase codes for MYLFTSEVVSPGHPDKCADIIADSIVDEILKQDPNGRVAAEVFIAGKHVVIGGEVNAKIDFTHDDYRHIVKGALSEIGYNDNPHFTRAQCLHPQDLQVDVFLNQQSPDINQGVDQEGGEIGAGDQGIMFGFASCETKNFMPAAITYARALCDHVYAYAKSHPDELGVDIKTQVSVDYGTKSNFEECKPQSIHTIVVSAPCVESMSIERVRDLIGNLIDSAGLPKELYDKSKTIIYINPTGRYVNHSSLHDSGLTGRKLIVDSFGGYSPIGGGAQSSKDYTKVDRSGLYAARYIAKNIVAAGLAKKCIVQLSYAIGVAKPVSVSVDCMGTNLGVASDDELSAFVLEKFPLTPRWIIDKFGLDRPGKGSFLYADVAARGQVGNDEYPWEQLDSVELFKALK; via the coding sequence ATGTATTTATTCACAAGCGAGGTAGTAAGCCCCGGACATCCCGATAAATGCGCCGATATCATCGCAGACAGCATCGTGGATGAAATTTTAAAACAAGACCCCAACGGGCGCGTCGCAGCGGAGGTTTTCATCGCAGGTAAGCACGTAGTAATCGGCGGCGAAGTAAACGCCAAGATCGATTTTACCCATGACGATTACCGCCACATCGTAAAGGGCGCGCTTAGCGAGATCGGTTACAACGACAACCCTCATTTCACGCGCGCGCAGTGCCTGCATCCGCAGGATCTGCAAGTAGACGTATTTTTAAACCAGCAAAGCCCCGACATCAACCAAGGCGTCGATCAAGAGGGCGGCGAAATCGGAGCGGGGGATCAGGGCATAATGTTCGGCTTTGCAAGCTGCGAGACGAAAAATTTTATGCCGGCGGCGATCACCTACGCAAGAGCGCTTTGCGATCACGTTTATGCCTACGCAAAATCCCATCCCGACGAGCTTGGCGTCGATATTAAGACGCAGGTTAGCGTCGATTATGGCACGAAGAGCAATTTTGAGGAGTGCAAGCCGCAAAGCATCCATACGATCGTGGTTTCCGCGCCATGCGTCGAGAGTATGAGCATAGAGCGCGTCCGAGATCTGATCGGAAATTTAATCGATTCTGCAGGGCTTCCGAAGGAGCTTTACGACAAAAGCAAAACGATCATCTACATCAATCCGACCGGCCGCTACGTAAATCACAGCTCGCTTCACGACAGCGGCCTAACGGGGCGCAAACTGATCGTCGATAGCTTCGGGGGCTACAGCCCTATAGGCGGCGGCGCTCAAAGCAGCAAAGACTACACCAAGGTCGATCGCAGCGGGCTTTATGCGGCGCGCTATATCGCCAAAAACATCGTTGCGGCGGGGCTTGCGAAAAAATGCATCGTCCAGCTCAGCTACGCAATCGGCGTCGCAAAGCCCGTCAGCGTCAGCGTCGATTGCATGGGAACGAATTTAGGCGTAGCGAGCGACGATGAGCTATCCGCTTTCGTGCTTGAAAAATTCCCGCTCACGCCGCGCTGGATCATCGATAAATTCGGTCTTGATCGCCCGGGCAAAGGAAGCTTTCTCTACGCCGACGTTGCCGCACGCGGACAGGTCGGAAACGACGAGTACCCGTGGGAGCAGCTCGATAGCGTCGAGCTTTTTAAGGCCTTGAAATAA
- a CDS encoding M3 family oligoendopeptidase has translation MNWNLGELFANEAEFSAAIDSAAAQARDFELKFKDKLHALSAEEFLGALELYESISEQIGKIMSFAHLSFARDTSLGAQQAKTEQACNDISQSLLFFELEFNELDAAKQDEFITGGGRFRYYLSLLKQRKAHQLSLPQESVLLKTSPVSGEAFSRLFDESMARMSFDFRGRKLGEEEILSLLHSSDREVRKDAAASLSAVLEQNSHLLGYIYNMIKTDLKIRCELRGYDKAEAVMHEENQINIASVDALIAETERSFGLVGKFYAKKREILGYDALYDYDRYAPLGGDESEFSFEQAKQIVLAAFEKFSPKFKQIALIAFERNWIDAMPAQNKQSGAFSHSGSRDTHPFVLLNFTRKRRDVFTLAHELGHAIHQYLSYGVGYFNSFTPLTTAETASVFCEMLVFDYMRENFSNLNGSPNLKITAASDGSQNLKYDASQEAQGGKIPNERAVKQAASQGSAGSCELAARDTDTPSQTASDKAALRAMLAAKIEDIFATLYRQIGFTTFERRVHESADELSTGQIDELWMEESRKMFAGELILQDNYKSWWSYIPHFIHSPFYCYSYAYAQLLVLALYGLYKSGKLENFVQIYTEFLSSGGSDEPQKLVAKFGFDINKSEFWRIGIEQVAALVDEFVRG, from the coding sequence ATGAATTGGAATTTAGGCGAGCTGTTTGCAAACGAAGCGGAATTTAGCGCTGCGATAGATAGCGCGGCCGCGCAGGCTAGGGATTTTGAGCTTAAATTTAAAGATAAGCTGCACGCCCTTAGCGCGGAGGAATTTTTAGGCGCGCTTGAACTTTATGAGAGCATCAGCGAGCAGATCGGCAAGATAATGAGCTTTGCACATCTTAGCTTTGCGCGAGATACGAGCCTTGGAGCGCAGCAGGCCAAGACAGAGCAAGCTTGCAACGACATTTCGCAGAGCCTGCTTTTTTTCGAGCTTGAGTTTAACGAGCTTGACGCCGCAAAACAGGACGAGTTTATCACAGGGGGCGGGAGATTTAGATATTATTTGAGCCTACTTAAGCAGCGCAAAGCCCACCAGCTAAGCTTGCCGCAAGAAAGCGTGCTTTTAAAAACTTCGCCCGTAAGCGGCGAGGCGTTTTCGCGACTTTTTGACGAGAGCATGGCGCGGATGAGCTTTGATTTTCGCGGGCGCAAGCTCGGCGAGGAGGAAATTTTAAGTCTGCTTCATAGCTCTGATCGCGAGGTGCGAAAAGACGCCGCAGCCTCGCTAAGTGCGGTGCTAGAGCAAAACTCTCACCTGCTTGGCTACATCTACAATATGATCAAAACCGATCTTAAAATTCGCTGCGAGCTGCGCGGCTACGATAAAGCTGAGGCGGTGATGCACGAGGAAAATCAGATAAACATCGCAAGCGTCGATGCGCTGATCGCAGAGACGGAGCGAAGCTTCGGTCTAGTCGGCAAATTTTACGCCAAAAAGCGCGAAATTTTAGGCTACGACGCGCTGTATGATTACGACAGATACGCGCCTCTTGGGGGCGACGAGAGCGAGTTTAGCTTCGAGCAGGCTAAGCAGATCGTGCTTGCGGCATTTGAAAAATTCAGCCCGAAATTTAAGCAGATCGCGCTGATCGCGTTTGAGCGAAACTGGATCGACGCGATGCCTGCGCAAAATAAGCAAAGCGGCGCGTTTTCGCATTCCGGCTCGCGCGACACGCACCCTTTTGTACTTTTAAATTTCACGCGCAAGCGCCGCGACGTATTTACCCTCGCGCACGAGCTGGGGCACGCGATACATCAGTATCTAAGCTACGGCGTGGGCTATTTTAACTCCTTCACGCCGCTAACGACGGCTGAGACTGCGTCGGTTTTCTGCGAGATGCTGGTGTTTGATTATATGCGCGAAAATTTTTCAAATTTAAACGGCTCGCCAAATTTAAAAATCACCGCCGCCTCGGACGGCTCGCAAAATTTAAAGTACGACGCTTCGCAAGAGGCTCAGGGCGGTAAAATTCCAAACGAGCGCGCCGTAAAACAGGCCGCTTCGCAAGGTTCTGCGGGTTCGTGCGAGCTTGCAGCGCGCGATACGGATACGCCATCGCAGACTGCAAGCGATAAGGCCGCGCTGCGAGCGATGCTCGCGGCAAAGATCGAGGATATCTTCGCGACGCTTTACCGCCAGATCGGATTTACGACCTTTGAGCGGCGCGTGCATGAAAGCGCGGATGAGCTAAGCACGGGACAGATCGATGAGCTTTGGATGGAGGAGTCGCGCAAGATGTTTGCGGGCGAGCTGATCTTGCAGGATAATTACAAAAGCTGGTGGAGCTACATCCCGCACTTCATCCACTCGCCGTTTTACTGCTACTCCTACGCCTACGCGCAGCTTTTGGTGCTCGCGCTTTACGGGCTGTATAAGAGCGGCAAGCTCGAAAATTTCGTTCAAATTTACACCGAGTTTTTAAGCTCGGGCGGCAGCGACGAGCCGCAAAAGCTGGTGGCGAAATTCGGCTTTGACATCAATAAAAGCGAGTTTTGGCGCATCGGCATAGAGCAGGTCGCGGCGCTTGTAGATGAGTTTGTGAGGGGTTAG
- the dctP gene encoding TRAP transporter substrate-binding protein DctP, whose product MKKSILVGLSLIIATSLWGADKKVYRLKLAQTYELSMPIVGDVAKRMADLADSMSDGRLKISIDAPSKHKAPFAIYDMVKNGQYDLGYTASYYYKGKNSANMLFTTVPFGMTKDEQHAWYYFGGGKELADKFYAKSNLKVFNILNSGMQMGGWFKKEINTLDDLKGLKFRIPSFGGEVMSRLGVAVATIPVGELYMALEMGTIDAVEWASPSFDIPLGFHKVANYYYTGWQEPASEQQIVINLQTWQKLPKDLQNILEASIAKAREYAENETFYKNVIIWDEIKKKYPNVQIRSFSPEIMRALRKATDEILAEESEKNPDFKEIWESQKAFLAKARTWTKMGDFTYIEKTGDVEAEQNFTASVKKISVPEPINSAASEINASTAAPKNEDNQTK is encoded by the coding sequence ATGAAAAAATCGATTCTTGTCGGATTAAGTTTGATTATAGCCACGTCGCTGTGGGGCGCGGATAAGAAAGTTTATCGCCTTAAGCTAGCTCAGACTTACGAGCTTAGTATGCCTATCGTAGGCGATGTCGCCAAGCGTATGGCAGATCTTGCAGATAGTATGTCTGATGGTAGACTAAAAATCAGCATCGACGCGCCTAGCAAACATAAAGCGCCTTTTGCGATCTATGATATGGTTAAAAACGGACAATACGATTTAGGCTATACTGCGAGCTACTATTATAAAGGTAAAAATAGCGCAAATATGCTGTTTACGACGGTGCCTTTTGGTATGACGAAAGACGAACAGCACGCTTGGTATTACTTCGGCGGAGGCAAGGAGCTAGCCGATAAATTCTATGCTAAAAGCAATCTAAAGGTCTTTAATATCCTAAATAGCGGTATGCAGATGGGTGGTTGGTTTAAAAAAGAGATTAATACGCTAGATGATTTAAAAGGGCTTAAATTTAGAATTCCAAGCTTTGGCGGGGAGGTTATGAGCCGCCTTGGCGTCGCAGTCGCTACGATACCGGTAGGTGAGCTATATATGGCGCTAGAGATGGGCACTATCGATGCGGTCGAGTGGGCAAGCCCCAGCTTTGATATACCTCTAGGCTTTCACAAGGTCGCAAATTACTATTATACGGGATGGCAAGAACCCGCTAGCGAGCAGCAGATCGTGATAAATCTACAAACTTGGCAGAAGCTTCCTAAAGACTTGCAAAATATCCTGGAAGCCTCTATCGCAAAGGCCCGCGAATACGCAGAAAACGAAACGTTTTATAAAAACGTAATAATCTGGGACGAGATCAAAAAGAAATATCCAAACGTTCAGATTCGCTCTTTTTCGCCTGAAATTATGCGTGCGCTTCGCAAGGCGACGGATGAAATTTTAGCCGAAGAAAGCGAGAAAAATCCCGATTTCAAAGAGATTTGGGAGAGCCAAAAGGCGTTTTTAGCTAAAGCTAGAACGTGGACGAAGATGGGCGATTTTACATATATCGAAAAAACGGGCGACGTTGAAGCCGAGCAGAATTTCACTGCTTCGGTGAAAAAAATCTCTGTTCCTGAGCCCATAAATAGTGCAGCCAGCGAGATAAATGCAAGCACTGCCGCACCAAAAAACGAGGATAATCAGACGAAATAG
- the sstT gene encoding serine/threonine transporter SstT, producing MSSIQKLVASYKDKNLVLRIVTGLIIGAILGFAARSAAGDIAAEHTSFLINVVAFAEILGNLFVGALKAVAPILVFILILSSIVNKQYGSASGLKRVVVLYIVGTFLASCVGVAASFLFPTQLALSNVGAAENAVPASVWIVLKDLLFKVVDNPVNAIAHGNYVGILTWAIGLGVALKFCTNETKKIFTDLSEAVTKIVQFVIQLAPFGIFGLVASTVYQTGIDALLGYVRIVVVLVGAMAFVALVVNPLIVFAVIKKNPYPLVFTCLRESGLTAFFTRSSAANIPVNLNLCKKLGISDELSSISIPLGATINMAGAAVVIAILALAAAHTLGVRPDFWTALLLCVVSAVGACGASGVPGGSLMLIPLACSLFNISNDIAMQVVAIGFIIGVIQDSVETAINSSTDVIFTAIASQSMQK from the coding sequence ATGAGTTCGATTCAAAAATTAGTAGCTAGCTACAAAGATAAAAATCTAGTTCTGCGCATAGTTACAGGCTTGATAATAGGCGCCATTTTGGGCTTTGCCGCACGTTCAGCGGCAGGCGATATTGCGGCAGAGCACACTTCGTTTTTAATAAACGTAGTGGCTTTTGCGGAAATTTTAGGAAATTTATTCGTAGGCGCCCTTAAAGCGGTAGCTCCGATTTTAGTTTTTATCTTGATCTTAAGCTCAATCGTAAATAAACAATACGGCAGCGCAAGCGGCTTAAAACGCGTGGTTGTTCTATACATCGTAGGCACCTTTTTAGCCTCGTGCGTGGGGGTAGCAGCTAGCTTTTTATTTCCGACGCAGCTTGCTCTAAGCAATGTCGGCGCGGCAGAAAATGCGGTCCCCGCGAGTGTTTGGATCGTGCTAAAAGATCTGCTTTTTAAGGTCGTAGATAATCCGGTAAACGCTATCGCGCATGGAAACTACGTAGGAATTTTAACCTGGGCGATAGGTCTTGGCGTCGCGCTTAAATTTTGTACTAATGAAACAAAGAAAATTTTTACCGATCTGAGCGAAGCGGTAACTAAAATCGTGCAGTTTGTAATCCAGCTTGCGCCGTTTGGAATTTTCGGCCTAGTAGCTTCTACCGTGTATCAAACCGGCATCGATGCGCTGCTTGGATACGTACGAATCGTAGTCGTGCTAGTAGGCGCGATGGCGTTCGTAGCCCTCGTGGTAAATCCGCTCATCGTCTTTGCGGTGATTAAAAAAAATCCATATCCGCTCGTATTTACCTGCCTACGCGAAAGCGGCCTCACGGCGTTTTTCACCCGCAGCTCGGCGGCAAATATCCCGGTAAATTTAAATTTATGCAAAAAGCTCGGCATCAGCGACGAGCTAAGCTCGATCTCGATCCCTTTGGGAGCTACGATAAATATGGCGGGCGCTGCGGTGGTAATCGCGATCTTAGCGCTTGCCGCGGCTCATACGCTCGGCGTGCGCCCCGATTTTTGGACGGCGCTACTGCTTTGCGTGGTCTCGGCAGTCGGTGCGTGCGGCGCTAGCGGCGTGCCAGGCGGCTCATTGATGCTGATACCGCTTGCGTGTTCGCTCTTTAATATCTCAAACGATATCGCAATGCAGGTCGTCGCGATCGGCTTTATCATCGGCGTAATCCAAGACTCTGTAGAAACCGCGATCAATAGCTCCACGGACGTGATTTTTACGGCGATCGCGTCGCAAAGTATGCAAAAATAA
- the pyk gene encoding pyruvate kinase, giving the protein MLKKTKILATIGPASDSEEMMSAMVKAGCNAFRMNFSHGTHEYHEANLNKIRAVEKSLGVRVGVFQDISGPKIRVGKLEENFKLKTGDKITFLPREIIGKKIADGEYKLCINHPEILPLMKTGEFIYLYDGSIRAKVVAVSEQGVQAVLENDGFLSSNKGVNFPNTRLNIDVITQKDLEDLRWGAAHGVNFVGISFVQSQNDILRVREILNSLGSKAKIYAKIEKFDAVENIEKIIEASDGIMVARGDLGIEMPFYEIPRIQKRIIALANARSKPVITATQMMLSMTEHERATRAEISDVANAVLDGTDAVMLSEESAIGKNPAAVVAAMSETIRETEKIYPYDKFNDYDFYDETDMITSSTAALAARLGAGAILSITGSGRSAIKLARNRAKIDIIAIAHDEQTAHALSLVWGVNPAMVREKTSINSLLARIISEALQRGLIEEDGTYVMTAGFQSGHPGSTDYIRIIKKDQIDFYRNAAEMGF; this is encoded by the coding sequence ATGCTTAAAAAAACCAAAATCCTAGCGACCATCGGGCCCGCAAGCGACAGCGAGGAGATGATGAGCGCGATGGTAAAGGCAGGCTGCAACGCCTTTAGGATGAACTTCAGCCACGGCACGCACGAGTATCACGAGGCAAATTTAAACAAAATCCGCGCCGTAGAAAAGAGCCTGGGCGTGCGCGTAGGCGTCTTTCAGGATATCAGCGGTCCAAAGATCCGCGTCGGCAAACTCGAGGAAAATTTTAAACTAAAAACGGGCGATAAAATCACCTTCCTTCCTCGCGAAATCATCGGCAAAAAGATCGCTGATGGCGAATACAAGCTGTGTATCAACCACCCCGAAATTTTGCCGTTAATGAAGACGGGCGAGTTCATCTACCTCTACGACGGCTCGATCCGCGCCAAGGTAGTCGCGGTAAGCGAGCAAGGCGTGCAAGCAGTGCTTGAAAACGACGGCTTTTTAAGCTCGAATAAGGGGGTGAACTTCCCAAACACCCGCCTAAATATCGACGTTATCACGCAAAAAGACCTCGAGGATTTGCGCTGGGGCGCGGCGCACGGCGTAAATTTCGTAGGCATCTCCTTCGTGCAGTCGCAAAACGACATCCTGCGCGTGCGCGAAATTTTAAACTCTCTGGGCTCAAAAGCTAAAATTTACGCCAAGATCGAGAAATTCGACGCAGTCGAAAATATTGAAAAGATCATCGAAGCAAGCGACGGCATAATGGTCGCGCGCGGAGATCTGGGTATCGAGATGCCGTTTTATGAGATCCCGCGCATCCAAAAGCGCATCATAGCGTTAGCCAACGCCCGCTCAAAGCCCGTCATCACCGCCACGCAGATGATGCTTAGCATGACCGAGCACGAGCGCGCTACCAGGGCCGAGATCAGCGACGTCGCAAACGCCGTGCTCGACGGCACCGACGCCGTGATGCTAAGCGAGGAAAGCGCCATCGGCAAAAACCCCGCAGCCGTGGTCGCCGCGATGAGCGAGACGATCCGCGAGACCGAAAAGATCTATCCTTACGATAAATTTAACGATTACGATTTCTACGACGAGACCGATATGATCACCTCAAGCACTGCAGCTCTTGCCGCAAGGCTGGGCGCGGGCGCGATACTTTCGATCACGGGCTCGGGGCGCTCGGCGATCAAACTCGCACGCAACCGCGCTAAAATCGACATCATCGCAATCGCACACGACGAGCAGACCGCGCATGCGCTAAGTCTCGTGTGGGGCGTAAATCCCGCGATGGTCAGGGAAAAAACGAGCATCAACTCGCTGCTCGCACGTATCATAAGCGAGGCTCTGCAGCGCGGGCTCATCGAAGAGGACGGCACCTACGTGATGACGGCGGGCTTTCAAAGCGGCCATCCCGGCAGCACCGACTACATCCGCATCATCAAAAAAGATCAGATCGATTTCTACCGCAACGCGGCAGAAATGGGCTTTTAG
- a CDS encoding FAD-dependent oxidoreductase, with protein MQEKHYDVIIIGGGITGSALAYVLAEFSGIKNIALLEKYEGLATLNSKASANSQTIHCGDIETNYDLQKAAEVKRKADMIVKYCQKHGYENKFLFQGQKMALGVGESEVELIKERFEKFKELYPYLQLFDKEELKKIEPKLVFDGHGEERAEDIVAMGVQSGVYTTINYGAMANSFVQNAKNVEGKTCDLYLNTEVQNITKVGDKLYIRTANRLSLSADFVVVDAGSHSLWLAHKMGLGQDLSTICIAGSFYLTKQKLLNGKVYMVQNPKLPFAALHGDPDLLADGCTRFGPTALTMPKLERYKGCRSVPEFFQSLNFDMDVAKVIWQNFGDSEVRDFLIRNIGFEIPILGKKLFVKNARKIIPSIREEDIYYAKGFGGVRPQVISHSQKKLLLGEARIGENPGIIFNMTPSPGATSCLGNALRDAKSACEYLGVSFDDAKFDAEMMR; from the coding sequence ATGCAAGAAAAACATTACGACGTAATCATCATAGGCGGCGGTATCACGGGCAGCGCGCTAGCGTACGTGCTGGCAGAATTTAGCGGGATCAAAAATATCGCTCTACTTGAAAAATACGAAGGGCTTGCGACGCTAAATTCTAAAGCCAGCGCAAACTCTCAGACGATTCATTGCGGCGACATCGAGACCAACTACGACCTACAAAAAGCAGCAGAAGTTAAGCGCAAGGCGGATATGATCGTGAAATATTGCCAAAAGCATGGATATGAGAATAAATTTTTATTCCAGGGGCAGAAAATGGCTCTTGGCGTGGGCGAAAGCGAGGTAGAGCTAATTAAAGAGCGCTTTGAGAAATTTAAAGAGCTTTATCCGTATCTGCAGCTTTTTGACAAGGAAGAGCTCAAAAAAATCGAGCCCAAGCTAGTTTTTGACGGGCACGGCGAGGAGCGAGCGGAGGATATCGTAGCAATGGGCGTGCAATCGGGAGTTTACACGACGATCAATTACGGCGCGATGGCGAATTCCTTCGTGCAAAACGCTAAAAACGTGGAGGGTAAAACCTGCGATCTGTACCTAAACACCGAAGTGCAAAACATCACTAAAGTAGGCGATAAGCTCTATATCCGCACAGCAAATAGACTCTCGCTAAGCGCTGATTTTGTAGTCGTAGATGCGGGCTCCCACTCGCTGTGGCTAGCGCACAAAATGGGGCTTGGGCAGGATCTTAGCACGATCTGCATCGCGGGCAGCTTCTATCTAACCAAGCAAAAGCTTCTAAATGGCAAGGTTTACATGGTACAAAACCCAAAGCTTCCATTTGCCGCGCTTCACGGCGACCCCGATCTTTTGGCGGACGGCTGCACGAGATTTGGTCCTACCGCGCTTACGATGCCGAAGCTTGAGCGCTACAAGGGCTGTCGTTCGGTGCCGGAATTTTTTCAGTCATTAAATTTTGACATGGACGTAGCCAAGGTCATTTGGCAAAATTTTGGCGATAGCGAGGTAAGGGACTTCTTAATCCGCAATATAGGCTTTGAGATACCGATTTTAGGTAAAAAGCTTTTCGTCAAAAATGCGCGCAAGATCATACCTAGCATCCGCGAGGAGGATATTTACTACGCCAAGGGCTTTGGCGGCGTGCGCCCGCAAGTAATCTCACACTCGCAAAAAAAGCTGCTTTTAGGCGAAGCTAGAATAGGCGAAAATCCGGGGATTATCTTTAATATGACCCCAAGCCCCGGCGCTACGAGCTGCTTAGGCAACGCACTTCGCGACGCAAAAAGTGCCTGCGAATATTTGGGAGTGAGCTTTGATGATGCAAAATTTGATGCGGAAATGATGCGATAA
- a CDS encoding restriction endonuclease, with amino-acid sequence MVPNYKDMMFLILKFIYKNTRVTLREVYGEAYGFLIKDFCCKPDELKRVVTNGKFVYEDRASWALTYLIIPETFRENNQDKSLIKRVERGVYEITEYGKKLFLSNNVHQEFEKWKHEIFNNKSIRNVSQKDQLDILNNKEELNYTPIEVIERAANELNEYLKSKILDEISQKDPSFFEYLVARLLEKMGYGVGRLTKNGADGGIDGIIDEDELGLSQIYVQAKSWQGAVSRPEIQKFVGAISDKQTKKGVFITTSKFSKDAKEYAANVQSHTVVLIDGERLAELMIKYKLGVQVRQNIEICDIDGDFFGDEI; translated from the coding sequence ATGGTACCAAATTATAAAGATATGATGTTTTTAATATTAAAGTTTATTTATAAAAATACTAGAGTGACACTTAGAGAAGTTTATGGTGAAGCTTATGGATTTTTAATCAAAGACTTTTGTTGTAAACCAGATGAATTAAAAAGAGTCGTTACAAATGGAAAATTTGTTTACGAGGATCGCGCTTCATGGGCTTTGACTTATCTTATAATACCTGAAACTTTTAGAGAAAATAATCAAGATAAGAGTTTAATTAAAAGAGTTGAGCGTGGTGTTTATGAAATTACCGAATACGGTAAAAAGTTGTTTTTAAGTAACAATGTGCACCAAGAATTTGAAAAATGGAAACATGAAATATTTAACAATAAAAGCATTAGAAATGTATCGCAAAAAGACCAATTAGATATATTAAATAACAAGGAAGAATTAAATTATACTCCAATTGAAGTCATAGAGCGAGCTGCAAATGAACTCAATGAATATTTAAAATCTAAAATTTTAGACGAAATTTCGCAAAAGGATCCGAGCTTTTTTGAATATTTAGTGGCGCGCTTGCTCGAAAAAATGGGCTACGGAGTAGGCAGGCTAACCAAGAACGGCGCGGACGGCGGCATAGACGGCATTATAGACGAGGATGAGCTTGGATTGTCGCAAATTTACGTGCAGGCTAAAAGCTGGCAAGGCGCAGTTTCACGCCCTGAAATTCAAAAGTTCGTCGGCGCGATTTCGGATAAGCAGACCAAAAAGGGCGTGTTTATCACGACGTCCAAATTTAGCAAGGATGCCAAAGAGTATGCGGCAAACGTGCAAAGCCACACGGTGGTTTTGATCGACGGTGAGCGGCTGGCGGAGCTGATGATAAAATACAAACTCGGCGTGCAAGTGCGGCAAAACATCGAAATTTGCGATATCGACGGCGACTTTTTCGGCGATGAAATTTAA
- a CDS encoding cytochrome-c oxidase has translation MKKFRSLLLCAAAAATLSAQSESEDKVEKITSIDIYVSPFYSAKEGKPEYVHVYEPIDDLLMKNDVASLKKAIKIIEDAPDMVAPTTLMTVAARAYDLGLKDDAVFWFYAGKNRFLTFARVINIKDEMFRETESANAAFLQLVGNVVNPYAFCDLAKQRDAAARARDWVKTHPYKAIFDEKFPSHFVDRAAALKAAEDKMDAALLRQDEFFADPAKKADFLAKRKVNNTDKRFCD, from the coding sequence ATGAAAAAATTTCGCTCACTGCTGCTGTGTGCGGCGGCGGCTGCGACTTTGAGCGCCCAAAGCGAGAGTGAGGATAAGGTGGAAAAAATCACTTCGATCGACATCTATGTTTCGCCGTTTTATTCGGCTAAGGAGGGCAAGCCCGAATACGTGCATGTTTACGAGCCGATCGACGATCTGCTGATGAAAAACGACGTGGCGAGCCTAAAAAAGGCGATCAAAATCATCGAGGACGCCCCGGACATGGTCGCTCCGACTACGCTGATGACCGTCGCTGCGCGCGCTTATGACTTAGGTCTTAAGGACGACGCGGTGTTTTGGTTCTACGCAGGCAAAAATCGATTCCTAACCTTCGCTCGCGTCATCAACATCAAGGACGAGATGTTTCGTGAGACCGAGTCCGCGAATGCGGCGTTTTTACAGCTCGTCGGCAACGTGGTAAATCCATACGCATTCTGCGATCTTGCTAAACAGCGCGATGCGGCGGCACGCGCCAGAGACTGGGTCAAGACGCACCCGTATAAAGCGATATTTGATGAGAAATTTCCATCGCACTTCGTAGATCGCGCCGCTGCGCTCAAGGCAGCCGAGGACAAAATGGACGCCGCGCTACTTAGGCAGGACGAGTTTTTCGCAGACCCCGCTAAAAAGGCGGACTTCCTAGCCAAGCGCAAAGTAAATAACACGGATAAGCGCTTCTGCGATTAG